The following is a genomic window from Melopsittacus undulatus isolate bMelUnd1 chromosome 8, bMelUnd1.mat.Z, whole genome shotgun sequence.
TATGTCCAGAAACCCTGGTTTTCAGTTTAAGATGTCCACTTTGTTTCTTGTTAATAAATACTGATTTGTTCACATGGTAGATCTTTTGCTAATAAACTGATGATAGAATTGGATCCCTATGTGCCTTTTAGACATGTTCTTTAATGTCCTGTTGTTAGTGCTGACAATGGTGTTAATTACCTTATGTTACATCCTTAACCTGGAATTACGAGTTTGCATGCCATTGAGCTGTTCTGTTTAGCAGCCCCATTCTCACTGGTGAATCTTGTAAGGCACAGTAAAGATACACCATCCATGGAGGAGAACAGAAGCAAGGTGTTCCTCTAGCAGTATGGAACTCCAAGCGACTTCAGGCAGATTGATGCACCATATGTCTGAAAAGGCCAGCTGCCAAGAAGGAAGGTTAGCTAGGCTCTCTTAATATAAAGAAATCCAGTGCCAGTTGGGGgcagaaaagccagaaaatgtTCAAGTCCTCATGAAGTCTAGATAACTATTTGGTTATATTAGTGTCAGTCCTCTCAAGATagcttatttttataaattGTTCAGCATTATCCACATACTTGCATGTTTATATGGAATCCTTCCGTGTACAGCGTAGTATTATGTATGTAGTAGTAATACCATAAGTAGCCCTAAACTGGCTGCTAGCAGTACTGGTAAGTTGATGCTGTGGCACCATCATACTCAGCTTCAGACAATCTGCTGTTTTCAGAAGCTAGTTAAGACCTGTTCAGGTATTTCCTGTAATTGAAATTTAGACCAGTCTCTCGATAGCAGAGTCCAGTATATGCACTGACAACCTCATAAGTTCTTCCTTGCGCTGGAATCAGAGTTGTGAGTACAGGACACTCAACAACTAGTTCTCTGACAACCATGATATATACAAACTGTTGCGCACCTCAAAACCCGAattcttgttctgcttttcatctgTAAAGTTAATAGTGAGATGAGCTAGAAGGATTTTGATCTGATTGCTGAGTCTCTGAGATTGATAAAAGATGCTATAAAATGCAGCTCCTAGTTGTTATACTGCATACTAATCAttgcttttgtctttcaggATGGGATTCCTTACATGGGATCCAGTGCAGGAACTAATGTCGCTACCGTCAGCATCAATACTACCAATGATATGCCAATTGTTTATCCACCTTCCTTGCAGGCCCTAGGCTTAGTTCCTTTTAATATTAACCCCCACTACCTGGACCCAGATGTTAAAAGCAGTCACATGGGTGTAAGTAAAGTATGCCAGAGCTAACACAGGAATCAGGGTGCAGAGGTTTAATGATCATGTGCACACATAAGGCCTTACAAAAGCTATAGGATGTCTAACAGCTGCTTCCTAGAGCACCTGGAAATGCCAGTGAAGCAGTAACACTTTACTTTCTCCTAAAGCTTTACTTTGAGTGGGAAGAGGAGTTGGCAACAGTATTCCTGAGATGGAACAAAGTGTTTTTCACAAACAGAAGCTTTGCAGTATCTGAAATACTGCTGTTTCATACCTGGTATGGAActggaggggtgggggaaggaagtAAACTTGAAACTTGGTAAGCAATGCACTGTGTTTTTGCAAAGTCCTATTATAGTCTGTCTTGCCTGCTGCTTGACTCAAGTTAAACATACATTGAGAGGCCTAAATACCTAAAGGTCTGAAGGAACTATCAGAACAGGGAGATCTTAGGATTGCATGCAGTCTTGTTCTGTAAGAAAATACTTAGGGACCAGTGGCCGCCAAGATAGCACACTCGGTACTGGCCAGTGCCAAGCAAGCACATGTACTGGTATAGCTGAAACTGCAGCCACAAAGAGGGCCACATCCACTGTACGGAGGAGCTCATTGTTGAATAGTTCGCTAGGAGCCAGTTCCTCAGAGAGTAGTTTCTGTGGTGCTTCTTTTAACAGCCAAAAAACTTCTCTCCTTGTAAGCAAGATTTCTTCATGGTTAGAGAAGTATTAAGAATTAGGGAACAATGAAGAGATGAAGGATCAGATGTGCTTCTAGAATCTAAATGAAGTTGTAGGTACCCATTTAATCAGCTTGTCACTAGATAAGCAGGCAGTCTTCTCCCTATAAATaacttttgttctttctccGAGAGGAAGCTGAAAGCTCTGTGCAGTACCAAGTCCCTGCTGTGTTCTGTTTCCTTACCAACAAATCCTTCTGGTTTGATTTCTTCATCTATTGTTGCTCAGTTCAGCAGCAAACTCTTAGGAAACATGGCAAAGCTTCTCACAGAAGGAAATTCTTCGGTATAATACCTACTTGATGACAAGCATATACTTAATCAGTGGAAATTCATGGTTCACTAATCTCCTCCATGAAGGTGGTATCTCATCCATTTGCTTCAGTGCTCTTGTTCTGAGGGTCAGCACGCACAGAtagcattaaaacaaacaaaaacccagaaccaaaaaccccaaaatacttGTTTAATTGAGTGGAAGTAAGTTTTAAGACTTACCAGGGTTGGGATTGTGTGGGTTCTGTTTGATCAATCTGCAGCAATTACTGCTAATGATGAAAGGTAAAATACATACCTATTAAAGTAAATCCTGTCACTCCATTCTGTTTGAGGGGACGTGCCTGTTTTGTTTAATGTTACAAAATTGTTCAGTGTTACACTAACTGGATAGCTCCAAACCCTACCTGACTTCCTAGGCAGCTAAATCTACATTCATTATTGCAGGAgacaagagaagaaagaattcGTCAGTATCATGAAGAACCAAACACCCCTCCAGTTCTGGTGGGTAGTCATTTTCAGTCAGGAACTACTACTGATTTTATATGGCTGTAGTTTGGTAAACATTTATATGCATTCTTGCTAGCTTTCACTGTCATTTTCCTTGCCTGAAGTTCCAAGCCTTAGAGAACTGTAGTATAGAAGGCTAGTTGTATTCTAGCCAAGAGCTTCAAGTCTGGATTTTGTTCActtgcaaaaaatgggttagaacAAATGAAATACATTCTGCCCATCAGATGGAGTCCTGTTGCAAAACACTGTATTTGAGGCAGCTCTGATCTTTCCAGTCACCAGTGACCAGCTGTGTTCTTGTACACTGGAGGTGGTATGCATGCAGATGGTAATCTTTATGAAGATACTCTTGACTTTAAATTTTGGTTTAATCTCTGTAGATTTCTGAATTTGCTCATTCAGTAGTATGTTCATAATTACAGTATGTCTGTATGGGAAAGTGGGACCTCAGggtttcctgtctctgcttgaGCTTGAAGTACACAATTTGTGCTCTGCCAAAACCAGCTGGCTGTTGCTTGGCCCAAACTGGATTTAAGAATGGTGGTAGCAGAAGTAATCATGGAAAAAATACACTTAattgtttctgctttgaaagtgagaaataaaataaacaaaactggCTTCTAAAGCAGGGTAACTCACCTAGGTTTGCCTTGGCAACTTTGTTAGAAATATGTATGGAAGTCTTGCCTGTAGTCATGGTGAGCTGCCCTAAGACTGGCCTGCTTGTGACAAGCACTCTAGCCTTTCAAATAGCTtgataataacaataaatgCTACCACCTACATTAGGGCTTGCGGGAAGGTGCGATGCTGCTAGTGGAAGGAGACAAAGCCACCTTGCAAGGAGTGACAGGAGCACGCCTATTTTTGAGGTAAATGTTTCATTTGAATTGATCTCCTCCTTCAGatagaaaggaagagagataCTATCGGACTCCTAGTCCATGCTGCCTGTCCCCCACATCAGAATCCCTTAATCCCttgcttccatttctctttGGGGAAAAGTATTGCTTTATGCTCCAGATGAGTAGGCAGTATGACAGCACTTAAAGGATGTCTAGCTTACCCAGTTAGTTCTATGGTGTTACATCCACTAATGCTTATGCTTCTGAACTATATATAAGTATACCATTCACAGAAAGTGCCCCTATAGTCAGTCCTGTTACTGAAGGCCAGGGAAGTGCCAGTTTGGCCCTAATGCATTGAACTCCAGATTGAAGGATCTCATGTCTTTTGTCATATAAACATTATTAAGAAATCTAGTATGTATGTCCCAAGATGCAGGGAAGAAAGGGAGTCACAACTCTGCTTGATAGGAATAAGGATGGCTTATTCTATCCCTAGTAACAGATGGAAGCACAGTCCTAGCTCCTGCTAAAGCTCACAGCAtggtttttcttgtttacaggGGTAAGAAACCGACTGAACATGAGCCTGGAACAGATTTCAGTTTCCTCCTGATTGACAGTAATCTTCAGAATCTGTAGCCTTATATATTCTGCAGCAAAAGTCACTAAATGGGGAGACAatgaggagggagggaagggatgcttcTAGTCCCAGGGTGGGTGGAAAACCGTATCTTTataaataaagataaatatGCATTAGTATGCTCTTTTTCCCATCCTAATTCATGTCTCACACATCTTTCCTTCCCAGCAAAAGGACAATTTTTATTACAATACCTGAGTAACCAT
Proteins encoded in this region:
- the LOC101869697 gene encoding alpha-aspartyl dipeptidase-like encodes the protein MGGPRRLLLVSNSTLHGGGYLGHCQEHIKSFLGEKVKRVLFVPYALHDRDAYARTARAKFESLGYGLDSIHESCDPVEAVRKSEAIFIGGGNTFRLLKALYDNSLIQEIRKRVLEDGIPYMGSSAGTNVATVSINTTNDMPIVYPPSLQALGLVPFNINPHYLDPDVKSSHMGETREERIRQYHEEPNTPPVLGLREGAMLLVEGDKATLQGVTGARLFLRGKKPTEHEPGTDFSFLLIDSNLQNL